From Penaeus monodon isolate SGIC_2016 chromosome 6, NSTDA_Pmon_1, whole genome shotgun sequence, the proteins below share one genomic window:
- the LOC119574610 gene encoding tetratricopeptide repeat protein 39B-like isoform X5 yields the protein MPSRIKVFEDAQEEVCEMDLTTAMEQAKMACSFFFNNRFEEARALMRPWAHKSMYHALGYGTFMYLQAIMTFDPKDIEIAVDALKQSVDVCNRFRRKNTLGESLGKMVKKTDYSSYSKVEIHAELCYAECLLLRAVLSFMEDETLISFLKGGMKIRACYQSYKECWYILEGRDWSQDEDKMHFESGVRMGVGAFNLMISQLPQKILKLLEFVGFSGNKHLGLAELEKGFYLEGSLRRVLCALVLLGYHLIATYVLGTSEGDLEMAQIILDDHLKLYPNGAWFLFFAARLEYVKGNFDLAIEKYKISLNSQDEWRQFHHLCYWELMWCCIMSARWKEAQDYADRLLQESKWSKATYAYQKCCCMCMRMDELTPAEKQELAETMRTIPGLKQRIAGKSLPIEKFAVKKSARFFAQGETLTLSGLELIYAWNGFKILAKRYENVEKMFSIIEREMRRMESIKVPDRGDYFWDDYLLAHLVKGSCLAYMNSPLQAEECFKFIVNNEKKIKEDNYLVPNALLELGLLLLRANDLEQSRIILEHAKSNYKSYSLESRLHFRIHATLNKIHGIQKGNPADGLGPMEGYPSISRSPSPAITKTSNTATNGNESHLNGSSGKHVQAVGTHL from the exons AGTGTGCGAGATGGACCTCACCACGGCCATGGAGCAGGCGAAGATGGCGTGCAGTTTCTTCTTCAATAACCGATTCGAGGAAGCTCGCGCCCTCATGAGAccctg ggcACACAAAAGCATGTACCACGCGCTTGGCTATGGGACCTTCATGTACCTCCAGGCTATAATGACCTTTGATCCT aaagatatagaaatagcTGTTGATGCCCTGAAGCAGAGTGTGGATGTATGCAATCGCTTCAGAAGGAAAAACACCCTGGGAGAGTCCTTGGGGAAGATGGTCAAGAAAACAGACTACAGCAGCTACTCTAAGG TGGAGATCCATGCCGAGCTGTGCTACGCAGAATGCCTTCTTCTTAGGGCTGTCCTGAGCTTCATGGAAGACGAGACCTTAATTAGCTTCCTCAAGGGTGGCATGAAAATCCGAGCTTGTTACCAGTCTTACAA ggagTGCTGGTACATTCTAGAAGGGCGAGACTGGAGCCAAGATGAGGATAAGATGCATTTTGAGTCTGGCGTTCGCATGGGCGTCGGGGCCTTTAATCTG atgatCTCTCAGCTTCCACAGAAGATACTTAAACTCCTAGAATTTGTTGGATTTTCGGGGAATAAG CACTTAGGCCTAGCTGAGTTGGAGAAGGGATTCTACCTCGAGGGTTCTCTCCGACGTGTCTTATGTGCACTTGTGCTGCTCGGTTACCACCTCATTGCGACCTACGTTCTTGGTACTTCTGAGGGAGATTTGGAAATGGCACAAATTATCCTTGATGATCATTTGAAG CTCTACCCCAATGGAGCCTGGTTCCTCTTCTTTGCTGCTCGCTTGGAGTACGTCAAGGGGAACTTTGACCTGGCCATTGAGAAGTATAAGATCTCCCTGAACAGCCAGGACGAGTGGCGCCAATTCCACCACTTGTGCTACTGGGAGCTTATGTGGTGCTGCATCATGAGTGCAAGATGGAA AGAAGCACAAGATTACGCAGACAGACTTCTTCAAGAGAGCAAGTGGTCCAAAGCAACGTATGCCTACCAAAAGTGCTGTTGCATGTGTATGAGGATGGATGAGCTGACACCAGCAGAGAAACAAGAACTGGCAGAAACCATGAG GACCATTCCAGGCCTGAAACAACGCATTGCCGGCAAGAGTCTTCCAATTGAAAAGTTTGCTGTGAAAAAATCTGCCCGGTTCTTCGCACAGGGAGAAACACTTACCCTCTCAGGTCTCGAACTTATCTACGCCTGGAATGGATTCAAGATTCTTGCCAAGAGATatgaaaatgtagaaaagatGTTCAGCATTattgagagagaaatgagacgaATGGAATCAATAAAAG TACCTGACCGTGGGGATTACTTCTGGGATGACTACCTGTTGGCTCATTTGGTAAAAGGCTCCTGCTTAGCCTACATGAACTCTCCCCTGCAGGCAGAGGAATGTTTTAAGTTCATtgttaataatgagaagaagatcAAGGAGGACAACTACCTAGTTCCCAATGCCCTTCTGGAACTTGGTCTTCTTCTTCTGCGGGCTAATGACCTGGAGCAGTCTCGGATCATTCTGGAGCATGCGAA ATCAAACTACAAGAGTTACTCCCTGGAATCTCGCTTACACTTCCGCATCCACGCTACCCTCAATAAGATCCACGGCATCCAGAAGGGAAACCCTGCTGATGGCTTAGGCCCCATGGAAGGCTACCCCTCCATCAGCAGGTCCCCTTCCCCAGCCATCACCAAGACCTCAAACACAGCCACGAACGGCAATGAAAGTCACTTAAATGGATCATCAGGCAAACACGTACAAGCCGTTGGAACTCATCTGTGA
- the LOC119574610 gene encoding tetratricopeptide repeat protein 39B-like isoform X3 has translation MAEHEVENGEEVFEDAQEEVCEMDLTTAMEQAKMACSFFFNNRFEEARALMRPWAHKSMYHALGYGTFMYLQAIMTFDPKDIEIAVDALKQSVDVCNRFRRKNTLGESLGKMVKKTDYSSYSKVEIHAELCYAECLLLRAVLSFMEDETLISFLKGGMKIRACYQSYKECWYILEGRDWSQDEDKMHFESGVRMGVGAFNLMISQLPQKILKLLEFVGFSGNKHLGLAELEKGFYLEGSLRRVLCALVLLGYHLIATYVLGTSEGDLEMAQIILDDHLKLYPNGAWFLFFAARLEYVKGNFDLAIEKYKISLNSQDEWRQFHHLCYWELMWCCIMSARWKEAQDYADRLLQESKWSKATYAYQKCCCMCMRMDELTPAEKQELAETMRTIPGLKQRIAGKSLPIEKFAVKKSARFFAQGETLTLSGLELIYAWNGFKILAKRYENVEKMFSIIEREMRRMESIKVPDRGDYFWDDYLLAHLVKGSCLAYMNSPLQAEECFKFIVNNEKKIKEDNYLVPNALLELGLLLLRANDLEQSRIILEHAKSNYKSYSLESRLHFRIHATLNKIHGIQKGNPADGLGPMEGYPSISRSPSPAITKTSNTATNGNESHLNGSSGKHVQAVGTHL, from the exons AGTGTGCGAGATGGACCTCACCACGGCCATGGAGCAGGCGAAGATGGCGTGCAGTTTCTTCTTCAATAACCGATTCGAGGAAGCTCGCGCCCTCATGAGAccctg ggcACACAAAAGCATGTACCACGCGCTTGGCTATGGGACCTTCATGTACCTCCAGGCTATAATGACCTTTGATCCT aaagatatagaaatagcTGTTGATGCCCTGAAGCAGAGTGTGGATGTATGCAATCGCTTCAGAAGGAAAAACACCCTGGGAGAGTCCTTGGGGAAGATGGTCAAGAAAACAGACTACAGCAGCTACTCTAAGG TGGAGATCCATGCCGAGCTGTGCTACGCAGAATGCCTTCTTCTTAGGGCTGTCCTGAGCTTCATGGAAGACGAGACCTTAATTAGCTTCCTCAAGGGTGGCATGAAAATCCGAGCTTGTTACCAGTCTTACAA ggagTGCTGGTACATTCTAGAAGGGCGAGACTGGAGCCAAGATGAGGATAAGATGCATTTTGAGTCTGGCGTTCGCATGGGCGTCGGGGCCTTTAATCTG atgatCTCTCAGCTTCCACAGAAGATACTTAAACTCCTAGAATTTGTTGGATTTTCGGGGAATAAG CACTTAGGCCTAGCTGAGTTGGAGAAGGGATTCTACCTCGAGGGTTCTCTCCGACGTGTCTTATGTGCACTTGTGCTGCTCGGTTACCACCTCATTGCGACCTACGTTCTTGGTACTTCTGAGGGAGATTTGGAAATGGCACAAATTATCCTTGATGATCATTTGAAG CTCTACCCCAATGGAGCCTGGTTCCTCTTCTTTGCTGCTCGCTTGGAGTACGTCAAGGGGAACTTTGACCTGGCCATTGAGAAGTATAAGATCTCCCTGAACAGCCAGGACGAGTGGCGCCAATTCCACCACTTGTGCTACTGGGAGCTTATGTGGTGCTGCATCATGAGTGCAAGATGGAA AGAAGCACAAGATTACGCAGACAGACTTCTTCAAGAGAGCAAGTGGTCCAAAGCAACGTATGCCTACCAAAAGTGCTGTTGCATGTGTATGAGGATGGATGAGCTGACACCAGCAGAGAAACAAGAACTGGCAGAAACCATGAG GACCATTCCAGGCCTGAAACAACGCATTGCCGGCAAGAGTCTTCCAATTGAAAAGTTTGCTGTGAAAAAATCTGCCCGGTTCTTCGCACAGGGAGAAACACTTACCCTCTCAGGTCTCGAACTTATCTACGCCTGGAATGGATTCAAGATTCTTGCCAAGAGATatgaaaatgtagaaaagatGTTCAGCATTattgagagagaaatgagacgaATGGAATCAATAAAAG TACCTGACCGTGGGGATTACTTCTGGGATGACTACCTGTTGGCTCATTTGGTAAAAGGCTCCTGCTTAGCCTACATGAACTCTCCCCTGCAGGCAGAGGAATGTTTTAAGTTCATtgttaataatgagaagaagatcAAGGAGGACAACTACCTAGTTCCCAATGCCCTTCTGGAACTTGGTCTTCTTCTTCTGCGGGCTAATGACCTGGAGCAGTCTCGGATCATTCTGGAGCATGCGAA ATCAAACTACAAGAGTTACTCCCTGGAATCTCGCTTACACTTCCGCATCCACGCTACCCTCAATAAGATCCACGGCATCCAGAAGGGAAACCCTGCTGATGGCTTAGGCCCCATGGAAGGCTACCCCTCCATCAGCAGGTCCCCTTCCCCAGCCATCACCAAGACCTCAAACACAGCCACGAACGGCAATGAAAGTCACTTAAATGGATCATCAGGCAAACACGTACAAGCCGTTGGAACTCATCTGTGA
- the LOC119574610 gene encoding tetratricopeptide repeat protein 39B-like isoform X1, which yields MAEHEVENGEEVFEDAQEEVCEMDLTTAMEQAKMACSFFFNNRFEEARALMRPWAHKSMYHALGYGTFMYLQAIMTFDPKDIEIAVDALKQSVDVCNRFRRKNTLGESLGKMVKKTDYSSYSKVEIHAELCYAECLLLRAVLSFMEDETLISFLKGGMKIRACYQSYKECWYILEGRDWSQDEDKMHFESGVRMGVGAFNLMISQLPQKILKLLEFVGFSGNKSCQVREQKHLGLAELEKGFYLEGSLRRVLCALVLLGYHLIATYVLGTSEGDLEMAQIILDDHLKLYPNGAWFLFFAARLEYVKGNFDLAIEKYKISLNSQDEWRQFHHLCYWELMWCCIMSARWKEAQDYADRLLQESKWSKATYAYQKCCCMCMRMDELTPAEKQELAETMRTIPGLKQRIAGKSLPIEKFAVKKSARFFAQGETLTLSGLELIYAWNGFKILAKRYENVEKMFSIIEREMRRMESIKVPDRGDYFWDDYLLAHLVKGSCLAYMNSPLQAEECFKFIVNNEKKIKEDNYLVPNALLELGLLLLRANDLEQSRIILEHAKSNYKSYSLESRLHFRIHATLNKIHGIQKGNPADGLGPMEGYPSISRSPSPAITKTSNTATNGNESHLNGSSGKHVQAVGTHL from the exons AGTGTGCGAGATGGACCTCACCACGGCCATGGAGCAGGCGAAGATGGCGTGCAGTTTCTTCTTCAATAACCGATTCGAGGAAGCTCGCGCCCTCATGAGAccctg ggcACACAAAAGCATGTACCACGCGCTTGGCTATGGGACCTTCATGTACCTCCAGGCTATAATGACCTTTGATCCT aaagatatagaaatagcTGTTGATGCCCTGAAGCAGAGTGTGGATGTATGCAATCGCTTCAGAAGGAAAAACACCCTGGGAGAGTCCTTGGGGAAGATGGTCAAGAAAACAGACTACAGCAGCTACTCTAAGG TGGAGATCCATGCCGAGCTGTGCTACGCAGAATGCCTTCTTCTTAGGGCTGTCCTGAGCTTCATGGAAGACGAGACCTTAATTAGCTTCCTCAAGGGTGGCATGAAAATCCGAGCTTGTTACCAGTCTTACAA ggagTGCTGGTACATTCTAGAAGGGCGAGACTGGAGCCAAGATGAGGATAAGATGCATTTTGAGTCTGGCGTTCGCATGGGCGTCGGGGCCTTTAATCTG atgatCTCTCAGCTTCCACAGAAGATACTTAAACTCCTAGAATTTGTTGGATTTTCGGGGAATAAG TCGTGTCAGGTAAGAGAACAAAAG CACTTAGGCCTAGCTGAGTTGGAGAAGGGATTCTACCTCGAGGGTTCTCTCCGACGTGTCTTATGTGCACTTGTGCTGCTCGGTTACCACCTCATTGCGACCTACGTTCTTGGTACTTCTGAGGGAGATTTGGAAATGGCACAAATTATCCTTGATGATCATTTGAAG CTCTACCCCAATGGAGCCTGGTTCCTCTTCTTTGCTGCTCGCTTGGAGTACGTCAAGGGGAACTTTGACCTGGCCATTGAGAAGTATAAGATCTCCCTGAACAGCCAGGACGAGTGGCGCCAATTCCACCACTTGTGCTACTGGGAGCTTATGTGGTGCTGCATCATGAGTGCAAGATGGAA AGAAGCACAAGATTACGCAGACAGACTTCTTCAAGAGAGCAAGTGGTCCAAAGCAACGTATGCCTACCAAAAGTGCTGTTGCATGTGTATGAGGATGGATGAGCTGACACCAGCAGAGAAACAAGAACTGGCAGAAACCATGAG GACCATTCCAGGCCTGAAACAACGCATTGCCGGCAAGAGTCTTCCAATTGAAAAGTTTGCTGTGAAAAAATCTGCCCGGTTCTTCGCACAGGGAGAAACACTTACCCTCTCAGGTCTCGAACTTATCTACGCCTGGAATGGATTCAAGATTCTTGCCAAGAGATatgaaaatgtagaaaagatGTTCAGCATTattgagagagaaatgagacgaATGGAATCAATAAAAG TACCTGACCGTGGGGATTACTTCTGGGATGACTACCTGTTGGCTCATTTGGTAAAAGGCTCCTGCTTAGCCTACATGAACTCTCCCCTGCAGGCAGAGGAATGTTTTAAGTTCATtgttaataatgagaagaagatcAAGGAGGACAACTACCTAGTTCCCAATGCCCTTCTGGAACTTGGTCTTCTTCTTCTGCGGGCTAATGACCTGGAGCAGTCTCGGATCATTCTGGAGCATGCGAA ATCAAACTACAAGAGTTACTCCCTGGAATCTCGCTTACACTTCCGCATCCACGCTACCCTCAATAAGATCCACGGCATCCAGAAGGGAAACCCTGCTGATGGCTTAGGCCCCATGGAAGGCTACCCCTCCATCAGCAGGTCCCCTTCCCCAGCCATCACCAAGACCTCAAACACAGCCACGAACGGCAATGAAAGTCACTTAAATGGATCATCAGGCAAACACGTACAAGCCGTTGGAACTCATCTGTGA
- the LOC119574610 gene encoding tetratricopeptide repeat protein 39B-like isoform X2: protein MAEHEVENGEEVFEDAQEEVCEMDLTTAMEQAKMACSFFFNNRFEEARALMRPWAHKSMYHALGYGTFMYLQAIMTFDPKDIEIAVDALKQSVDVCNRFRRKNTLGESLGKMVKKTDYSSYSKVEIHAELCYAECLLLRAVLSFMEDETLISFLKGGMKIRACYQSYKECWYILEGRDWSQDEDKMHFESGVRMGVGAFNLMISQLPQKILKLLEFVGFSGNKSCQHLGLAELEKGFYLEGSLRRVLCALVLLGYHLIATYVLGTSEGDLEMAQIILDDHLKLYPNGAWFLFFAARLEYVKGNFDLAIEKYKISLNSQDEWRQFHHLCYWELMWCCIMSARWKEAQDYADRLLQESKWSKATYAYQKCCCMCMRMDELTPAEKQELAETMRTIPGLKQRIAGKSLPIEKFAVKKSARFFAQGETLTLSGLELIYAWNGFKILAKRYENVEKMFSIIEREMRRMESIKVPDRGDYFWDDYLLAHLVKGSCLAYMNSPLQAEECFKFIVNNEKKIKEDNYLVPNALLELGLLLLRANDLEQSRIILEHAKSNYKSYSLESRLHFRIHATLNKIHGIQKGNPADGLGPMEGYPSISRSPSPAITKTSNTATNGNESHLNGSSGKHVQAVGTHL, encoded by the exons AGTGTGCGAGATGGACCTCACCACGGCCATGGAGCAGGCGAAGATGGCGTGCAGTTTCTTCTTCAATAACCGATTCGAGGAAGCTCGCGCCCTCATGAGAccctg ggcACACAAAAGCATGTACCACGCGCTTGGCTATGGGACCTTCATGTACCTCCAGGCTATAATGACCTTTGATCCT aaagatatagaaatagcTGTTGATGCCCTGAAGCAGAGTGTGGATGTATGCAATCGCTTCAGAAGGAAAAACACCCTGGGAGAGTCCTTGGGGAAGATGGTCAAGAAAACAGACTACAGCAGCTACTCTAAGG TGGAGATCCATGCCGAGCTGTGCTACGCAGAATGCCTTCTTCTTAGGGCTGTCCTGAGCTTCATGGAAGACGAGACCTTAATTAGCTTCCTCAAGGGTGGCATGAAAATCCGAGCTTGTTACCAGTCTTACAA ggagTGCTGGTACATTCTAGAAGGGCGAGACTGGAGCCAAGATGAGGATAAGATGCATTTTGAGTCTGGCGTTCGCATGGGCGTCGGGGCCTTTAATCTG atgatCTCTCAGCTTCCACAGAAGATACTTAAACTCCTAGAATTTGTTGGATTTTCGGGGAATAAG TCGTGTCAG CACTTAGGCCTAGCTGAGTTGGAGAAGGGATTCTACCTCGAGGGTTCTCTCCGACGTGTCTTATGTGCACTTGTGCTGCTCGGTTACCACCTCATTGCGACCTACGTTCTTGGTACTTCTGAGGGAGATTTGGAAATGGCACAAATTATCCTTGATGATCATTTGAAG CTCTACCCCAATGGAGCCTGGTTCCTCTTCTTTGCTGCTCGCTTGGAGTACGTCAAGGGGAACTTTGACCTGGCCATTGAGAAGTATAAGATCTCCCTGAACAGCCAGGACGAGTGGCGCCAATTCCACCACTTGTGCTACTGGGAGCTTATGTGGTGCTGCATCATGAGTGCAAGATGGAA AGAAGCACAAGATTACGCAGACAGACTTCTTCAAGAGAGCAAGTGGTCCAAAGCAACGTATGCCTACCAAAAGTGCTGTTGCATGTGTATGAGGATGGATGAGCTGACACCAGCAGAGAAACAAGAACTGGCAGAAACCATGAG GACCATTCCAGGCCTGAAACAACGCATTGCCGGCAAGAGTCTTCCAATTGAAAAGTTTGCTGTGAAAAAATCTGCCCGGTTCTTCGCACAGGGAGAAACACTTACCCTCTCAGGTCTCGAACTTATCTACGCCTGGAATGGATTCAAGATTCTTGCCAAGAGATatgaaaatgtagaaaagatGTTCAGCATTattgagagagaaatgagacgaATGGAATCAATAAAAG TACCTGACCGTGGGGATTACTTCTGGGATGACTACCTGTTGGCTCATTTGGTAAAAGGCTCCTGCTTAGCCTACATGAACTCTCCCCTGCAGGCAGAGGAATGTTTTAAGTTCATtgttaataatgagaagaagatcAAGGAGGACAACTACCTAGTTCCCAATGCCCTTCTGGAACTTGGTCTTCTTCTTCTGCGGGCTAATGACCTGGAGCAGTCTCGGATCATTCTGGAGCATGCGAA ATCAAACTACAAGAGTTACTCCCTGGAATCTCGCTTACACTTCCGCATCCACGCTACCCTCAATAAGATCCACGGCATCCAGAAGGGAAACCCTGCTGATGGCTTAGGCCCCATGGAAGGCTACCCCTCCATCAGCAGGTCCCCTTCCCCAGCCATCACCAAGACCTCAAACACAGCCACGAACGGCAATGAAAGTCACTTAAATGGATCATCAGGCAAACACGTACAAGCCGTTGGAACTCATCTGTGA
- the LOC119574610 gene encoding tetratricopeptide repeat protein 39B-like isoform X4 gives MNTLFKKRVCEMDLTTAMEQAKMACSFFFNNRFEEARALMRPWAHKSMYHALGYGTFMYLQAIMTFDPKDIEIAVDALKQSVDVCNRFRRKNTLGESLGKMVKKTDYSSYSKVEIHAELCYAECLLLRAVLSFMEDETLISFLKGGMKIRACYQSYKECWYILEGRDWSQDEDKMHFESGVRMGVGAFNLMISQLPQKILKLLEFVGFSGNKSCQVREQKHLGLAELEKGFYLEGSLRRVLCALVLLGYHLIATYVLGTSEGDLEMAQIILDDHLKLYPNGAWFLFFAARLEYVKGNFDLAIEKYKISLNSQDEWRQFHHLCYWELMWCCIMSARWKEAQDYADRLLQESKWSKATYAYQKCCCMCMRMDELTPAEKQELAETMRTIPGLKQRIAGKSLPIEKFAVKKSARFFAQGETLTLSGLELIYAWNGFKILAKRYENVEKMFSIIEREMRRMESIKVPDRGDYFWDDYLLAHLVKGSCLAYMNSPLQAEECFKFIVNNEKKIKEDNYLVPNALLELGLLLLRANDLEQSRIILEHAKSNYKSYSLESRLHFRIHATLNKIHGIQKGNPADGLGPMEGYPSISRSPSPAITKTSNTATNGNESHLNGSSGKHVQAVGTHL, from the exons AGTGTGCGAGATGGACCTCACCACGGCCATGGAGCAGGCGAAGATGGCGTGCAGTTTCTTCTTCAATAACCGATTCGAGGAAGCTCGCGCCCTCATGAGAccctg ggcACACAAAAGCATGTACCACGCGCTTGGCTATGGGACCTTCATGTACCTCCAGGCTATAATGACCTTTGATCCT aaagatatagaaatagcTGTTGATGCCCTGAAGCAGAGTGTGGATGTATGCAATCGCTTCAGAAGGAAAAACACCCTGGGAGAGTCCTTGGGGAAGATGGTCAAGAAAACAGACTACAGCAGCTACTCTAAGG TGGAGATCCATGCCGAGCTGTGCTACGCAGAATGCCTTCTTCTTAGGGCTGTCCTGAGCTTCATGGAAGACGAGACCTTAATTAGCTTCCTCAAGGGTGGCATGAAAATCCGAGCTTGTTACCAGTCTTACAA ggagTGCTGGTACATTCTAGAAGGGCGAGACTGGAGCCAAGATGAGGATAAGATGCATTTTGAGTCTGGCGTTCGCATGGGCGTCGGGGCCTTTAATCTG atgatCTCTCAGCTTCCACAGAAGATACTTAAACTCCTAGAATTTGTTGGATTTTCGGGGAATAAG TCGTGTCAGGTAAGAGAACAAAAG CACTTAGGCCTAGCTGAGTTGGAGAAGGGATTCTACCTCGAGGGTTCTCTCCGACGTGTCTTATGTGCACTTGTGCTGCTCGGTTACCACCTCATTGCGACCTACGTTCTTGGTACTTCTGAGGGAGATTTGGAAATGGCACAAATTATCCTTGATGATCATTTGAAG CTCTACCCCAATGGAGCCTGGTTCCTCTTCTTTGCTGCTCGCTTGGAGTACGTCAAGGGGAACTTTGACCTGGCCATTGAGAAGTATAAGATCTCCCTGAACAGCCAGGACGAGTGGCGCCAATTCCACCACTTGTGCTACTGGGAGCTTATGTGGTGCTGCATCATGAGTGCAAGATGGAA AGAAGCACAAGATTACGCAGACAGACTTCTTCAAGAGAGCAAGTGGTCCAAAGCAACGTATGCCTACCAAAAGTGCTGTTGCATGTGTATGAGGATGGATGAGCTGACACCAGCAGAGAAACAAGAACTGGCAGAAACCATGAG GACCATTCCAGGCCTGAAACAACGCATTGCCGGCAAGAGTCTTCCAATTGAAAAGTTTGCTGTGAAAAAATCTGCCCGGTTCTTCGCACAGGGAGAAACACTTACCCTCTCAGGTCTCGAACTTATCTACGCCTGGAATGGATTCAAGATTCTTGCCAAGAGATatgaaaatgtagaaaagatGTTCAGCATTattgagagagaaatgagacgaATGGAATCAATAAAAG TACCTGACCGTGGGGATTACTTCTGGGATGACTACCTGTTGGCTCATTTGGTAAAAGGCTCCTGCTTAGCCTACATGAACTCTCCCCTGCAGGCAGAGGAATGTTTTAAGTTCATtgttaataatgagaagaagatcAAGGAGGACAACTACCTAGTTCCCAATGCCCTTCTGGAACTTGGTCTTCTTCTTCTGCGGGCTAATGACCTGGAGCAGTCTCGGATCATTCTGGAGCATGCGAA ATCAAACTACAAGAGTTACTCCCTGGAATCTCGCTTACACTTCCGCATCCACGCTACCCTCAATAAGATCCACGGCATCCAGAAGGGAAACCCTGCTGATGGCTTAGGCCCCATGGAAGGCTACCCCTCCATCAGCAGGTCCCCTTCCCCAGCCATCACCAAGACCTCAAACACAGCCACGAACGGCAATGAAAGTCACTTAAATGGATCATCAGGCAAACACGTACAAGCCGTTGGAACTCATCTGTGA